One region of Triticum aestivum cultivar Chinese Spring chromosome 6B, IWGSC CS RefSeq v2.1, whole genome shotgun sequence genomic DNA includes:
- the LOC123137906 gene encoding 9-cis-epoxycarotenoid dioxygenase NCED1, chloroplastic: protein MEGALVTSNFSMPDLYPAKANAAHAARSRRLSYISPAASSAAAPNPSYRRRKGTSPPPPWAAATATVLTSPPKPVEQQETEEHLVDTSVNNATGTRVATARTSRASDAPRQAARSSRPRRRPVTSLQAAFCNALEEAINTFVDPPVLRPSVDPRHVLSANFAPVDELPPTPCPVVRGVIPRCLAGGAYIRNGPNPQHLPRGPHHLFDGDGMLHSLLLPTAPDSDPVLCSRYVQTYKYIVERNAGEPVLPNVFSGFHGLAGMARGAVTAARVLTGQMNPMEGVGLANTSLAVFGGRLYALGESDLPYAVRVDPATGEVTTLGRCDFGGRLSMGMTAHPKKDPITGELFAFRYGPMPPFVTYFRFDPAGNKGADVPIFSVKQPSFLHDFAVTEHYAIFPEIQIVMNPMGMVVGGGSPVGADPGMVPRLGVIPKYAADESEMRWFEVPGFNMMHSVNAWEEAGGDEIVMVAPNILSIEHTLERMELIHASVELVRINLRTGNVTRTPLAAANLDFGVINPSCLGRRNRYGYFGVGDPMPKIGGVAKLDFDRAGHGDCTVARRDFGPGCFAGEPFFVPDDVEGNGDEDDGYVVCYVHDEGTGDNRFVVMDAQSPDLDIVAEVQLPSRVPYGFHGLFVTQAELRSQHQ from the coding sequence ATGGAGGGAGCACTTGTCACCTCCAACTTCAGCATGCCTGATCTCTACCCTGCCAAAGCCAATGCTGCTCATGCTGCGAGATCGAGGAGGCTCTCCTACATCTCCCCCGCTGCCTCTTCTGCTGCTGCTCCGAACCCCAGCTACAGAAGGAGGAAGGGCACGTCGCCCCCGCCGCCGTgggctgccgccaccgccaccgtcctCACCTCGCCGCCCAAGCCGGTCGAGCAACAAGAAACGGAAGAGCACCTGGTCGACACGTCCGTGAACAATGCAACTGGTACACGAGTTGCTACCGCGAGAACGAGCAGGGCATCCGATGCGCCGCGCCAGGCGGCTCGGTCGTCCAGGCCTCGCCGCCGGCCCGTCACTTCGCTACAGGCGGCGTTCTGCAACGCGCTGGAGGAGGCGATCAACACGTTCGTCGACCCGCCGGTGCTGCGTCCGTCGGTGGACCCGCGGCACGTGCTGTCCGCCAACTTCGCGCCCGTGGACGAGCTGCCGCCCACGCCCTGCCCCGTGGTGCGCGGCGTCATCCCGCGCTGCCTCGCCGGCGGCGCCTACATCCGCAACGGGCCCAACCCGCAGCATCTCCCGCGCGGGCCGCACCACCTCTTCGACGGCGACGGCATGCTGCACTCCCTGCTCCTCCCGACGGCGCCCGACTCCGACCCCGTCCTCTGCTCCCGCTACGTGCAGACGTACAAGTACATCGTGGAGCGCAACGCGGGCGAGCCGGTCTTGCCCAACGTCTTCTCCGGCTTCCACGGCCTGGCCGGGATGGCGCGCGGCGCCGTCACGGCGGCCAGGGTGCTGACAGGCCAGATGAACCCGATGGAGGGCGTGGGGCTCGCCAACACCAGCCTCGCCGTCTTCGGCGGCCGCCTCTACGCACTCGGCGAGTCGGACCTCCCGTACGCCGTGCGCGTCGACCCGGCCACCGGTGAGGTGACCACGCTCGGCAGGTGCGACTTCGGTGGCCGCCTCAGCATGGGCATGACCGCGCACCCCAAGAAGGACCCCATCACCGGCGAGCTCTTCGCGTTCCGCTACGGCCCCATGCCGCCGTTCGTCACCTATTTCCGGTTCGACCCTGCAGGGAACAAGGGCGCCGACGTGCCCATCTTCTCCGTGAAGCAACCGTCTTTCCTGCACGACTTCGCCGTGACGGAGCATTATGCGATATTCCCGGAGATACAAATCGTGATGAACCCCATGGGCATGGTGGTGGGCGGCGGCTCGCCCGTCGGGGCGGACCCCGGCATGGTGCCTCGCCTCGGCGTGATCCCCAAGTACGCCGCGGACGAGTCGGAGATGCGGTGGTTCGAGGTGCCGGGGTTCAACATGATGCACTCGGTGAACGcgtgggaggaggccggcggcgacgaGATCGTGATGGTGGCACCCAACATCCTGTCCATCGAGCACACGCTGGAGCGCATGGAGCTGATCCACGCCTCCGTGGAGCTGGTGCGCATCAACCTCCGCACCGGCAACGTCACACGCACGCCGCTCGCGGCGGCGAACCTCGACTTCGGGGTGATCAACCCGAGCTGCCTCGGCCGCCGCAACCGCTACGGCTACTTCGGTGTTGGCGACCCCATGCCCAAGATCGGCGGGGTGGCCAAGCTCGACTTCGACCGCGCTGGCCACGGCGACTGCACCGTGGCGCGCCGGGACTTCGGGCCGGGGTGCTTCGCCGGGGAGCCGTTTTTCGTCCCTGATGACGTcgaggggaacggcgacgaggaCGACGGCTACGTGGTGTGCTACGTGCACGACGAGGGCACCGGCGACAACAGGTTCGTGGTGATGGACGCGCAGTCGCCCGACCTGGACATCGTCGCCGAGGTGCAGCTTCCCTCCCGCGTCCCCTACGGCTTCCACGGCCTATTCGTCACTCAGGCCGAGCTCCGGTCACAGCACCAATGA
- the LOC123137909 gene encoding uncharacterized protein yields MLLTMEQWLRLAHQWVANPSSSHELTHGLGGVLLDEDIWQVRIHFDAREPLEMKLCGSDITYLNLVAVMETQGFNAYDCLFHIENPSLGEKGLDLVDSHAELQMIKRKIQDKLVLNLLVRACPPPDTDFERQHFEKPDLSTVVYQEPVVYDLSEPPILAVDQEGVVFESQCSTHHPVAPAGVCTQESRNATNKLKAVLEEEEEGYQGFEAYEDSDSSDEDGQIGSDPNYMVDEEDVEVEEGKRQRELEVQEEESDDDQSEEEEMLHYEGDTEVEDPFEVEEDRTFEQEEETIVEPVKKKQKLPVRRGPTTRSHCSELPEVEPDFRPSSDEEEEGLLRESDDDGFQPLSFVLQKKRKSRAKKRPPRKWYNEKMEQPHEQLCMKLCFRDQHQFREALLNLHITQARNFRYHRNSDQRIIVECTDKKCQFLMVAAVIKGEKTFVIKKMRLEHTCPSTTETTRVSAKWLAQKYEHLFRSDITTGIQTIIDACNEKYGVDVPKCMAYRAKNIAIDAVLGDHRKQYPRLKDYAQTVMDTNPGSRVIVTTVTPVPNAKIPHPGPRFHAMFFCLNGAREGFLNGCRPFIG; encoded by the exons ATGTTACTCACCATGGAGCAGTGGTTGCGGTTGGCGCATCAGTGGGTGGCGAACCCTAGCAGCAGCCATGAGTTGACGCATGGACTTGGCGGCGTGCT TTTGGATGAAGACATTTGGCAAGTAAGGATCCATTTTGATGCAAGAGAACCATTGGAGATGAAGCTGTGTGGTTCAGATATTACTTATCTGAATTTGGTTGCAGTGATGGAAACCCAAGGATTTAATGCATATGATTGTTTGTTTCACATTGAAAATCCATCTTTAGGAGAGAAAGGGCTGGATTTGGTAGACAGTCATGCAGAATTACAGATGATAAAGAGGAAGATCCAGGACAAATTGGTGCTTAATTTGCTAGTCAGGGCTTGTCCACCCCCTGATACTGATTTTGAGAGGCAGCATTTTGAAAAGCCAGACTTGTCCACTGTGGTGTACCAAGAGCCTGTTGTTTATGATCTGAGTGAGCCTCCTATCTTAGCTGTTGATCAGGAAGGAGTAGTCTTTGAGAGTCAATGTAGCACACATCACCCTGTTGCTCCTGCTGGTGTTTGCACACAAGAAAGCAGAAATGCAACTAACAAGTTGAAAGCAgttttggaagaagaagaagagggatatcAAGGATTTGAGGCTTATGAGGACAGTGATTCCTCTGATGAGGATGGTCAAATTGGAAGTGACCCTAATTACATGGTTGATGAAGAAGATGTAGAGGTGGAAGAGGGAAAGAGGCAGAGAGAGCTAGAAGTACAAGAGGAAGAATCAGATGATGATCAATCAGAAGAGGAAGAAATGctgcattatgagggtgacactgaAGTTGAGGACCCATTTGAGGTAGAGGAAGATAGGACTTTTGAACAAGAAGAAGAAACTATAGTTGAACCtgtaaagaagaagcagaagctgcCAGTTAGAAGAGGCCCAACCACTAGGTCACATTGTAGTGAGCTACCAGAGGTTGAACCTGATTTCAGAccatcatcagatgaagaagaggaggggtTGTTGAGGGAGAGTGATGATGATGGTTTTCAGCCACTCTCTTTTGTCCTACAAAAGAAAAGGAAGAGTAGGGCAAAGAAAAGGCCTCCTAGGAAGTGGTACAATGAGAAAATGGAGCAACCACATGAGCAACTGTGTATGAAGTTGTGTTTTAGGGATCAGCATCAATTCAGAGAagctttgttgaatttgcacatCACCCAGGCCAGGAATTTCAGGTATCACAGGAATTCAGATCAGAGGATAATTGTTGAGTGTACAGATAAAAAATGCCAGTTCTTAATGGTGGCAGCAGTTATAAAAGGGGAGAAAACATTTGTAATTAAGAAGATGAGACTAGAGCACACTTGCCCTAGTACCACTGAGACCACCAGGGTTAGTGCTAAGTGGCTAGCACAGAAATATGAGCATCTCTTTAGATCTGATATAACTACTGGTATTCAGACTATAATTGATGCATGCAATGAAAAATATGGTGTAGATGTGCCCAAGTGCATGGCATATAGGGCAAAGAACATAGCTATTGATGCTGTGTTAGGAGATCACAGGAAGCAATATCCTAGGCTTAAAGACTATGCTCAGACTGTCATGGACacaaaccctgggagtagagtAATAGTCACTACTGTTACTCCAGTACCTAATGCAAAAATACCCCACCCAGGCCCAAGAttccatgccatgtttttttgccttaatggagcaagggaggggtttCTCAATGGGTGTAGGCCTTTCATTGGTTAG